One window of the Desulfobotulus mexicanus genome contains the following:
- a CDS encoding arsenate reductase ArsC, whose product MSDHKRFVIFLCNGNTIRSQMAEGLLNHMGGDRFTAVSAGVEPGEKVHPMAIAVLAEEGIDISHHKPKAIGTYLGKEAILHMITVCDKAQQTCPRIWPGLSEGNRHHWMLDNPSATEGSEEEKLAAFRRVRDDLKGKIQAWLKEV is encoded by the coding sequence ATGTCCGATCACAAGCGTTTCGTTATTTTTCTCTGTAATGGCAACACCATCCGCAGCCAGATGGCCGAAGGCCTGCTCAATCATATGGGCGGCGACCGTTTTACGGCTGTGAGTGCGGGTGTTGAACCCGGTGAAAAGGTGCATCCCATGGCCATTGCCGTTCTTGCGGAAGAAGGCATTGACATCAGCCATCACAAACCCAAAGCCATAGGAACCTATCTGGGAAAGGAAGCCATCCTCCATATGATTACCGTATGCGACAAGGCCCAGCAAACCTGCCCCAGGATCTGGCCGGGACTTTCCGAGGGCAACCGTCACCACTGGATGCTTGATAATCCTTCCGCCACTGAGGGCAGTGAGGAGGAAAAACTCGCTGCCTTCAGAAGGGTGAGGGATGATCTCAAGGGAAAAATTCAAGCCTGGCTTAAAGAAGTATAA
- a CDS encoding serine hydrolase domain-containing protein: MVFKGKNTSTFFLPILAALFFCFFILSSCKNNSSPQAEKYLALAASEQAVEKAMETDEDAAFSMALVSDGKILWTLSRGMTDPKNKKPVDHNTLFAIGSLSKVLTAAAIMTLADKNLLDPGAAVSNYLPDFVMASPEYNDITVNMLLDHSSGLAGSHYMGSFTDIPWPTYRSAAYESIKKSRLKHEPGYLHVYCNDGFTLAELVVEAVTGMAFTEYMKKELLDPLGMKRSRFALKTFPEGSYAASVVNGNLLPMENANLYGAGGLYSTVTDLSLFASMIADRGLVNKKNFLSSDAMKMMEENRTKNSFRVVDTDTMAFGLGWDNVNHPATGSLGIRALTKNGATASYNSEFWVLPEEKLGLTILSVNASNSNLSSMAEKIILNALVDKGSLSGLPENMEQAERQASLPHEGYMEAISGHYASNEDLFRVRELSEDSIGIEIRGESEWQIRFEKLRYNKDGWFISDDEGTPAFRFEEKDARRYMVLKDYAGHYFTEIPLAQQLKKGLSTPETWQKRAGSIWLAADEPANSFFFYIKASPMYMVEIPEELPGYVFIRDDETWQPLMPDQAGHRADMSLKIPMAMGRDLSDLEIELKNGEEWFRYAGSLYRPLDSIATLSKGGQDTFRTEEEGITFWIRLTTGPEEGLLSIELADRGRWRLFDQNFEQQDMGNHSKDILLAPGSGTYFLGFYADPGEIITLRLR, encoded by the coding sequence ATGGTATTTAAAGGAAAAAACACTTCCACCTTTTTCCTGCCGATACTGGCTGCTCTCTTCTTCTGTTTTTTCATCCTTTCCTCCTGCAAAAACAACAGTTCTCCACAAGCTGAAAAGTATCTGGCACTGGCCGCATCAGAGCAGGCCGTGGAAAAAGCCATGGAAACGGATGAAGATGCGGCATTTTCCATGGCTCTGGTTTCCGACGGAAAAATCCTCTGGACTCTTTCCAGAGGAATGACAGATCCAAAAAACAAAAAACCTGTGGACCATAACACCCTCTTTGCCATTGGCTCTTTGAGCAAGGTGCTTACTGCTGCTGCCATCATGACGCTTGCAGACAAGAATCTCCTTGATCCGGGAGCGGCAGTGAGCAACTATCTGCCTGATTTTGTAATGGCTTCGCCTGAATATAATGATATCACAGTGAATATGCTTCTCGACCACTCATCAGGCCTTGCAGGCTCCCATTATATGGGCAGTTTTACTGATATCCCATGGCCGACTTACCGATCTGCCGCCTATGAAAGTATAAAGAAAAGCCGCTTGAAACATGAACCGGGATATCTGCATGTTTACTGCAATGATGGTTTCACCCTGGCCGAGCTTGTTGTAGAAGCAGTCACTGGCATGGCTTTTACAGAATATATGAAAAAAGAACTTCTTGACCCTCTGGGTATGAAAAGAAGCCGTTTTGCCCTTAAGACTTTTCCCGAAGGCAGCTATGCAGCTTCTGTTGTAAATGGCAATCTCCTTCCCATGGAAAATGCCAATCTCTATGGAGCCGGAGGTCTTTATTCCACTGTTACTGATTTAAGCCTCTTTGCTTCCATGATTGCAGACAGAGGGCTTGTGAACAAAAAAAACTTTCTTTCTTCCGATGCCATGAAAATGATGGAAGAGAATCGGACAAAGAATTCCTTCAGGGTTGTGGATACTGATACTATGGCCTTTGGCCTTGGATGGGACAATGTGAACCACCCCGCTACTGGCAGTCTTGGTATCCGGGCTTTGACTAAAAACGGAGCCACTGCTTCCTATAATTCTGAATTCTGGGTACTGCCTGAAGAGAAACTGGGGCTGACGATTCTGTCCGTGAACGCCTCTAACAGTAATCTTTCCTCCATGGCTGAAAAAATTATCCTCAATGCCCTTGTTGACAAAGGCAGCCTTTCAGGTCTCCCTGAAAACATGGAGCAGGCTGAAAGACAAGCCTCACTGCCCCATGAAGGCTATATGGAGGCCATATCCGGTCATTATGCCAGCAACGAGGATTTGTTCAGAGTCAGAGAGCTTTCAGAAGACAGCATAGGCATTGAGATCCGTGGGGAAAGCGAATGGCAAATCAGGTTTGAAAAGCTTCGTTATAATAAAGATGGCTGGTTTATTTCTGATGATGAAGGCACACCTGCATTCAGGTTTGAGGAGAAAGATGCCAGACGCTACATGGTGTTGAAAGATTATGCTGGCCATTACTTCACTGAAATACCTCTGGCGCAGCAGCTTAAAAAAGGTCTCAGCACACCTGAAACCTGGCAGAAGAGGGCTGGAAGCATCTGGCTGGCTGCGGATGAACCAGCAAATTCCTTTTTCTTTTATATCAAAGCATCTCCCATGTATATGGTGGAAATTCCGGAAGAACTGCCCGGCTATGTTTTTATACGCGATGATGAAACATGGCAGCCTCTTATGCCGGATCAGGCGGGGCACAGAGCAGATATGAGCCTTAAAATTCCCATGGCTATGGGCAGAGACCTTTCTGATCTTGAAATTGAACTTAAAAATGGTGAAGAATGGTTCAGATATGCTGGCAGCCTTTATAGACCTCTGGATTCCATTGCTACCCTTTCAAAGGGAGGGCAGGATACTTTTCGCACGGAAGAAGAAGGAATAACCTTCTGGATTCGTCTGACAACAGGCCCTGAGGAAGGCCTTCTTTCCATTGAGCTTGCTGACAGGGGCCGATGGCGGCTTTTTGATCAAAATTTTGAGCAGCAGGACATGGGAAATCATTCAAAAGATATTCTCCTTGCCCCCGGCAGCGGGACCTATTTTCTAGGTTTTTATGCTGACCCGGGGGAAATCATAACCCTGCGCCTACGATGA